In Gigantopelta aegis isolate Gae_Host chromosome 14, Gae_host_genome, whole genome shotgun sequence, the following proteins share a genomic window:
- the LOC121389032 gene encoding serine/threonine-protein kinase pim-3-like produces the protein MIMGSRISVCRSKRKTACVIEKYEVVPEVENQYLAQEEVRRRSLDSEGDARSLTRLYDIGENLSRIGQNKVYSGVRISDGAPIAVKKLLKKKVVAWGELTGKPVPLEICLLDKLKHITGVIKMLDYFEDYDCFNVVMERPDPVADLDCVINQRGLMDEPTARRLFRQIVNVVINIMTAGVVHRCIIAKNILVDQAGFIRLINFGYGAFLKNNVFDTLPGDALYHPPEWIQHKKYHPRSTTVWTLGIILYFMMHATMPFRTSDSILNDKPWLLSNLSPELKILINRCLSKGTLERIKLEQIPRNYWMNIGYDSSCRDEISRHCSRVSFNEYVDVEDMG, from the exons ATGATCATGGGATCTAGAATTTCAGTATGTAGAAGTAAACGTAAAACTGCATGTGTTATAGAAAAGTATGAAGTTG ttcCAGAAGTAGAAAACCAGTACTTGGCGCAAGAGGAAGTACGGAGAAGATCCCTGGATTCAG AGGGTGATGCGAGAAGTTTGACAAGACTTTACGACATCGGTGAAAACTTGAGTAGAATTGGACAAAACAAAGTCTACTCTGGAGTCAGAATAAGTGACGGCGCCCCG ATTGCAGTTAAAAAGTTGTTGAAAAAGAAAGTTGTAGCATGGGGTGAG TTGACTGGGAAACCCGTACCTTTGGAAATTTGTCTGCTGGACAAACTTAAACATATAACGGGAGTTATTAAAATGTTGGATTATTTTGAAGATTACGACTGCTTCAACGTGGTAATGGAACGGCCCGACCCTGTGGCCGATTTGGACTGTGTCATTAATCAACGCGGCCTGATGGACGAACCGACGGCGAGGAGATTGTTTCGACAGATTGTGaatgttgttataaatattatgacGGCTGGTGTTGTGCACAGATGCATTATTGCAAAAAATATTCTTGTTGACCAAGCAGGATTTATCAGACTTATAAACTTCGGGTATGGCGCTTTTCTAAAGAATAATGTCTTCGATACCCTCCCTG GCGACGCACTGTACCATCCGCCCGAATGGATCCAGCACAAGAAGTACCACCCCCGCTCGACAACGGTGTGGACCCTGGGTATCATCCTGTACTTCATGATGCACGCCACGATGCCCTTTCGGACAAGCGACAGTATTCTGAACGATAAACCCTGGTTGCTAAGCAACTTATCTCCAG AACTAAAAATCCTAATAAACAGATGCTTGTCGAAGGGTACTTTGGAACGGATCAAATTAGAACAAATACCCAGAAACTATTGGATGA ATATTGGCTATGACAGCAGCTGCAGAGATGAAATATCCAGGCACTGTTCGAGGGTATCATTCAATGAGTACGTGGACGTGGAAGACATGGGGTAG